The following are encoded together in the Streptomyces rapamycinicus NRRL 5491 genome:
- a CDS encoding LuxR C-terminal-related transcriptional regulator, producing MSRAGAVPRSVPAFKLRPPAQPPHLLTRPRLLRRLDAATEPVVVVSAPAGAGKTVLLTEWTQGTAARGECAWLSLDGYDNAPGRLWAGILRALRHVRPELPVRLDSDEWTLDAWLEEILPSLVTGLGGQRPLTLVLDGLDSITDADAVRSLADFLTRLPRGFRAVLSTRHVPGRPVPTLRARGLVAELDQHDLAFTPEEAQAVLTDLLGAPPAADTSSALYEATEGWAAGLCVMGRALARSAGQTHTERDVAHGRQAVSEYLATEVLFRLTTEQRRFLLRTSVLDELSTGPCQALAGDRAGVLLRELARTVGLLVPVAADPPAYRHHRALAALLSDVRTAEGPDTVVSLHRAAAQWYSRQGETTAAVRHWMLGGDAAAAVASILGAWEKAISAGRGALVTRWLDLLPRRTVAADARLCVVAAMAALSGGAPETARRWLDVARLRRTGPQTVGEGSTVSDAAAVARAVACCLKGEVLTAGRLGASAVGGTLPLTSWRALACTARGAAALWTSRYEEAEALLGEATRDAHAAGHSLALVRALGLRALCALLTGRHESAGMLSDEALDVAAAAGLSGHFVSVSGYIARAGLLLEEGRADAAARVLAEAEAALAGPPRASHEPHIRALCHATRARLESARRNADAAREARAAAERAASGCESRGVLTDLLGRAGEDTAVAPSVPGPQDLSLGERRVLRALCGPLTLREIAAELYVSHNTVKTQVRAVFRKLGAHDRSGAVARARERGVL from the coding sequence ATGTCCCGTGCAGGTGCCGTGCCCCGCTCCGTGCCGGCCTTCAAGCTGCGTCCTCCGGCCCAGCCCCCGCACCTCCTGACCCGCCCGCGCCTGCTGCGCCGGCTCGACGCGGCGACCGAGCCCGTGGTGGTGGTCTCCGCACCGGCCGGTGCCGGGAAGACCGTGCTCCTGACCGAGTGGACGCAAGGCACGGCGGCCCGTGGAGAGTGCGCCTGGCTCAGCCTGGACGGGTACGACAACGCCCCCGGCCGGCTCTGGGCCGGCATCCTGCGGGCGTTGCGGCACGTACGGCCGGAACTGCCCGTCCGCCTCGACAGCGATGAGTGGACGCTCGACGCATGGCTCGAGGAGATCCTGCCGAGCCTGGTGACCGGCCTGGGCGGACAGCGGCCGCTCACACTGGTCCTCGACGGACTGGACTCGATCACGGACGCCGACGCGGTCCGCAGCCTGGCGGACTTCCTGACCCGGCTTCCCCGGGGCTTCCGCGCCGTCCTGTCGACCCGGCACGTCCCCGGAAGGCCCGTGCCGACCCTGCGCGCCCGGGGTCTGGTCGCCGAACTCGACCAGCACGACCTGGCCTTCACCCCTGAGGAGGCACAGGCCGTGCTCACCGATCTGCTCGGCGCCCCTCCGGCCGCGGACACTTCGAGTGCGCTGTACGAGGCCACCGAGGGATGGGCGGCGGGGCTGTGCGTCATGGGGCGCGCCCTCGCCCGCTCGGCCGGCCAGACGCACACCGAACGGGACGTGGCCCACGGCAGGCAGGCGGTCTCCGAGTATCTGGCCACGGAGGTGCTGTTCCGGCTCACCACGGAACAGCGCCGGTTCCTGCTGCGCACCAGTGTGCTCGACGAGCTGAGCACCGGGCCGTGCCAGGCCCTCGCCGGGGACCGGGCGGGCGTACTGCTGCGGGAGCTCGCGCGGACCGTAGGACTGCTCGTGCCCGTCGCCGCCGATCCGCCGGCGTACCGGCATCACCGGGCACTGGCCGCGCTGCTCTCCGACGTCCGCACCGCCGAGGGGCCGGACACCGTCGTGTCCCTGCACCGGGCCGCCGCTCAGTGGTACTCCCGGCAGGGCGAGACGACCGCCGCCGTACGGCACTGGATGCTCGGCGGCGACGCGGCGGCGGCCGTCGCCTCGATCCTCGGGGCCTGGGAGAAGGCGATCTCGGCGGGGCGTGGTGCGCTGGTCACGCGGTGGCTGGACCTGCTGCCGCGCCGCACGGTCGCCGCCGACGCGCGCTTGTGCGTCGTGGCGGCGATGGCGGCCCTCTCCGGCGGCGCCCCGGAGACGGCCCGGCGCTGGCTGGACGTGGCCCGGCTCAGACGGACGGGCCCCCAGACGGTCGGCGAGGGCAGCACGGTGTCCGATGCGGCAGCCGTCGCCCGGGCCGTGGCCTGCTGTCTGAAGGGGGAGGTCCTGACCGCCGGCCGGCTCGGCGCGTCCGCCGTCGGCGGCACCCTGCCGCTGACGTCCTGGCGCGCCCTGGCCTGTACGGCCCGCGGCGCCGCCGCGCTGTGGACCTCCCGGTACGAGGAGGCGGAGGCGCTGCTCGGCGAGGCGACCCGTGACGCACACGCCGCCGGGCACAGCCTGGCACTCGTCCGCGCCCTGGGCTTGCGGGCGCTGTGCGCGCTGCTGACCGGACGGCACGAGTCGGCGGGCATGCTGAGCGACGAGGCCCTCGACGTGGCCGCCGCGGCCGGCCTGAGCGGACACTTCGTCTCCGTGTCCGGCTACATCGCCCGGGCCGGTCTGCTCCTCGAAGAGGGCCGGGCCGATGCGGCCGCACGAGTTCTGGCCGAAGCGGAGGCGGCGCTGGCGGGCCCGCCCCGGGCGTCGCACGAACCCCACATCCGCGCCCTGTGCCACGCCACGCGCGCGCGACTGGAGAGCGCGCGGCGCAACGCGGACGCGGCGCGGGAGGCCCGCGCGGCGGCCGAGCGGGCGGCGTCCGGTTGCGAATCGCGCGGGGTACTGACGGACCTGCTCGGCCGGGCCGGTGAGGACACGGCCGTGGCGCCTTCCGTACCCGGGCCCCAGGACCTGTCGCTGGGGGAGCGCCGAGTGCTCCGCGCCCTGTGCGGCCCGCTGACCCTGCGTGAGATCGCCGCCGAGCTCTATGTGTCCCACAACACCGTCAAGACACAGGTACGGGCCGTCTTCCGCAAACTCGGCGCGCACGACAGAAGCGGCGCGGTGGCCAGGGCCCGGGAGCGCGGTGTGCTCTGA
- a CDS encoding flavin reductase family protein, producing the protein MMETVDTTPDFRGAMSRLATGVSVITTRSGATPIGMAASAVCALSMDPLQLIVCVGNHLYTRTAIAEHGRFAVNVLGEDGEHLARNFGASKPDKFAGVETVDDHGVPVLKDAIAAVVCDVAEALPGGDHTIFVGDVRQCAHRVDGRPLLYFAGGFGGLRP; encoded by the coding sequence ATGATGGAAACCGTTGACACGACACCCGACTTCCGAGGCGCGATGAGCCGGCTCGCCACGGGCGTCAGCGTGATCACCACCCGCTCCGGAGCCACGCCCATCGGCATGGCGGCGAGCGCCGTGTGCGCCCTGTCCATGGACCCGCTCCAGCTGATCGTGTGCGTCGGCAACCACCTGTACACGCGGACCGCGATCGCGGAGCACGGCCGCTTCGCGGTCAATGTCCTCGGCGAGGACGGTGAGCACCTGGCGCGGAACTTCGGCGCCTCCAAACCGGACAAGTTCGCGGGCGTCGAGACCGTCGACGACCACGGTGTGCCGGTGCTGAAGGACGCTATCGCGGCCGTCGTGTGCGATGTCGCCGAGGCGCTGCCCGGCGGCGACCACACCATCTTCGTGGGTGACGTCCGCCAATGCGCACACCGGGTGGACGGCCGGCCGCTGCTCTACTTCGCGGGAGGGTTCGGAGGGCTCAGGCCCTAG
- a CDS encoding AfsR/SARP family transcriptional regulator produces MSSGDPGQRGGVPPRLPGHVIPRPRLVRRIHRLLDRYPVLVVAASAGSGKTTAVVQAAQALSGPVAWASLAGMPGDAGPGAGGPALTRLLAAAVEPHVPAAATALTGAPARGLSASEAGALLAGALAGTDLVLVLDRVETIGGWAGAEGLLDALVGGLPEGPRLVLVSRVELPPGLGGLGDVHRVAFIEDGELAFDAAEAAEALRGTDRGDDRGTDRGDDPSRLVAATGGWVTGVLYDWWGADAAASAAQHECLAAELMTQLTPAEAALLVRTSLLDDGVTAERANALGLVSPDRTMAALRGRRLPLDWSADGSRMVALPRFRHHLQREIECLDADTLRVLRRGYATLLQGRGRHEDAVAELLMSGDTTAARHVAERALPDVLGRFDLTTAEGWLDRMRPAPTPSLASAALRVAFGLEQCWRGVRLADHHGRAWWSGLAEQPGGEEDLALLVWCLWHAGRIDGAREILGVMPPGHPRDIAAAVLALADDSTPRLAPDVLDRVAGPLEAMVMRIAYRSGHLRELRDGTSGTWRRVAGTPWRVAALRAEGCISQAEEAYAAVGDGPGPVWLAAFEAAELMAELGRRDEAWSALLAGRRRIASTGSRVYEILSLLLEAKLALRLDRDPPRAARALAEAERRGCARYAFTAELADTWRGLELLLAGRDHDAVPHLTTAVSAMRAGDRHLELPTAAVYLSEALWRTGDEDGADAAADLALEVATAQGPRNLLLQALEDMPSVAVRRADAEPAHSSRWHELVSALATARPVTGCAEPRLTLEDFGPVRLAVDGREVHPRLAKSVELLAYLLDRPSASARRRALLDALFPGRSDTTARSYLRQAVYRLREVLPDGLSLRQDGDVYRLTPASAVVSASGTLRRLLAEAARQDGEHRWDTLRRALAIAERGSYFDSLSTHWLDTRRAELDSALLRARMDAAAVALRLGRVRETRRLARAVLDSDPYRERAWRLALCAAEAAGADDELLDLYRGYLGVMKELGVGPSADLRRLVDRLRR; encoded by the coding sequence ATGAGCAGTGGCGATCCGGGCCAGCGGGGTGGCGTCCCGCCTCGGTTGCCCGGCCATGTCATACCCCGGCCGAGGCTGGTCCGCAGGATCCATCGGCTGCTGGACCGGTACCCGGTGCTCGTCGTGGCCGCTTCGGCGGGGTCGGGCAAGACGACCGCCGTGGTCCAGGCCGCCCAGGCGCTGTCCGGACCCGTCGCCTGGGCATCGCTCGCCGGGATGCCCGGCGACGCCGGTCCCGGTGCCGGCGGACCGGCGCTGACGCGCCTTCTCGCGGCGGCCGTCGAGCCGCATGTGCCGGCCGCGGCGACCGCGCTGACGGGTGCGCCGGCGCGTGGGCTCTCGGCGTCGGAGGCCGGCGCCCTGCTCGCCGGGGCGCTCGCCGGTACGGACCTGGTGCTGGTGCTCGACCGCGTGGAGACGATCGGAGGGTGGGCCGGTGCGGAGGGGCTGCTCGACGCGCTCGTCGGGGGTCTGCCGGAAGGGCCCCGGCTGGTACTGGTCTCCCGTGTGGAACTGCCCCCGGGTCTCGGAGGCCTCGGCGACGTCCATCGCGTCGCCTTCATCGAGGACGGGGAACTGGCGTTCGACGCGGCCGAGGCCGCCGAGGCCCTGCGGGGCACCGACCGGGGTGACGACCGGGGCACCGACCGGGGTGACGACCCGTCCCGCCTGGTGGCGGCGACGGGCGGCTGGGTCACCGGAGTCCTGTACGACTGGTGGGGCGCCGACGCCGCCGCCTCCGCCGCACAGCACGAGTGTCTCGCGGCCGAGCTGATGACCCAGCTCACGCCCGCGGAGGCAGCACTGCTCGTCCGTACGAGCCTGCTCGACGACGGGGTGACGGCCGAGCGGGCCAACGCCCTCGGACTGGTGTCGCCGGACCGGACGATGGCCGCCCTCCGCGGCCGACGGCTGCCGCTCGACTGGTCCGCGGACGGCAGCCGGATGGTCGCCCTGCCACGGTTCCGCCACCATCTCCAGCGGGAGATCGAATGCCTGGACGCGGACACCCTGCGGGTGCTGCGCCGGGGGTACGCCACATTGCTCCAGGGCCGGGGGCGCCACGAGGACGCCGTGGCCGAACTGCTCATGAGCGGGGACACCACCGCCGCCCGACACGTCGCCGAACGCGCGCTGCCCGATGTACTCGGGCGGTTCGACCTGACGACCGCCGAGGGCTGGCTCGACCGGATGCGCCCGGCGCCCACCCCGAGCCTGGCCTCGGCGGCACTCCGCGTCGCCTTCGGGCTCGAACAGTGCTGGCGGGGCGTGCGGTTGGCCGACCACCACGGCCGTGCGTGGTGGAGCGGTCTCGCCGAACAGCCGGGCGGCGAGGAGGACTTGGCCCTGCTGGTGTGGTGTCTCTGGCACGCGGGGAGGATCGATGGGGCGCGCGAGATCCTGGGCGTGATGCCGCCCGGGCACCCCCGCGACATCGCGGCGGCCGTGCTGGCTCTGGCGGACGACAGCACACCCCGGCTCGCCCCTGACGTACTCGACCGGGTCGCGGGACCCCTCGAGGCCATGGTGATGCGCATCGCCTACCGGTCCGGCCATCTGCGCGAACTGCGGGACGGCACCTCCGGCACCTGGCGGAGAGTGGCGGGGACGCCCTGGAGGGTCGCGGCGCTGCGCGCGGAGGGATGTATTTCCCAGGCGGAGGAGGCGTACGCGGCGGTCGGAGACGGACCGGGGCCCGTCTGGCTTGCGGCCTTCGAGGCCGCGGAGCTGATGGCGGAGCTCGGACGCCGGGACGAGGCGTGGTCCGCGCTGCTGGCCGGCCGGCGGCGGATCGCGTCGACCGGCTCCCGCGTGTACGAGATCCTCAGCCTGCTCCTGGAGGCGAAACTGGCCCTGCGCCTGGACCGCGACCCGCCGCGAGCGGCTCGGGCGCTCGCCGAGGCGGAGCGCAGAGGGTGCGCGCGCTACGCCTTCACCGCCGAACTGGCGGACACCTGGCGGGGCCTGGAGCTGCTGCTGGCCGGTCGCGACCACGACGCCGTGCCCCACCTCACCACCGCGGTCTCCGCCATGCGAGCGGGTGACAGACATCTCGAACTCCCCACGGCCGCCGTCTACTTGAGTGAGGCGCTGTGGCGCACCGGAGACGAGGACGGTGCGGACGCCGCCGCCGATCTGGCCCTGGAGGTCGCGACCGCCCAGGGCCCCCGTAATCTGCTGTTGCAGGCCCTGGAGGACATGCCCTCCGTCGCGGTGCGCCGGGCCGACGCGGAACCCGCCCACTCCTCACGCTGGCACGAGCTCGTGTCCGCGCTCGCCACCGCGAGACCGGTGACCGGGTGCGCCGAACCCCGGCTGACGCTGGAGGACTTCGGCCCGGTGCGGTTGGCCGTCGACGGGCGAGAGGTCCACCCACGGCTGGCCAAGAGCGTGGAGTTGCTCGCCTATCTGCTGGACCGGCCCTCGGCGAGCGCCAGGCGCCGGGCCCTGTTGGATGCGCTGTTCCCCGGACGGAGCGACACCACGGCGCGCAGCTACCTTCGGCAGGCCGTCTACCGGCTGCGCGAGGTGCTGCCCGACGGGCTGTCGCTCCGCCAGGACGGCGATGTGTACCGGCTGACACCGGCGTCCGCCGTCGTGAGCGCCTCGGGGACCCTGCGGCGGCTGCTCGCGGAGGCCGCGCGGCAGGACGGCGAGCACCGGTGGGACACCCTGCGGCGCGCCCTGGCCATCGCCGAACGCGGCTCGTACTTCGACTCCCTCTCGACCCACTGGCTCGACACCAGGCGCGCCGAACTCGACTCCGCCCTCCTGCGGGCCCGCATGGACGCGGCGGCCGTGGCGCTGCGCCTCGGCCGCGTCCGGGAGACCCGCCGGCTCGCGCGTGCCGTACTGGACAGCGACCCCTACCGGGAGCGGGCGTGGCGGCTCGCCCTGTGCGCCGCGGAGGCGGCCGGTGCGGACGATGAACTGCTCGACCTGTACCGGGGCTATCTGGGCGTCATGAAGGAGCTGGGAGTGGGGCCGTCCGCGGACCTGAGACGTCTGGTCGACCGGCTGCGCCGATGA
- a CDS encoding dioxygenase yields the protein MRDLTSDTITDAVISTMRDTKDARVAEILESLVRHLHAFVRDVELTEEEWARGVDFLTRTGQMCTSTRQEFILLSDVLGVTMLVDSLSNRRPTETTQNSVLGPFFREDRPLHADAADISGGLPGTPLFFDGRVVNRAGAPVSGAAVDVWHSDGDGHYDVDVPGQADPAMRALFRTDETGHFGFRSIRPASYPIPGDGPVGELLGATGRSLMRPAHVHLLIEADGFQRVTTMLFPSDDSYLDSDPVFGVKESLITSYDTYEAGTGPCRELTDEPYTALRHTFVLEPRPAD from the coding sequence ATGCGTGATCTGACCAGCGACACCATCACCGATGCCGTGATCTCCACCATGCGGGACACCAAGGACGCCCGCGTCGCGGAGATCCTGGAATCGCTGGTGCGGCACCTCCACGCCTTCGTTCGCGATGTCGAGCTGACGGAGGAGGAGTGGGCCCGGGGAGTGGACTTCCTGACGCGCACCGGGCAGATGTGCACATCGACGCGCCAGGAGTTCATCCTGCTGTCCGACGTGCTGGGCGTCACCATGCTGGTCGACTCCCTCAGCAACCGACGGCCCACGGAAACCACCCAGAACAGCGTCCTGGGCCCCTTCTTCAGGGAGGACAGGCCGCTCCACGCCGACGCCGCCGACATCTCCGGAGGTCTGCCCGGCACCCCGCTGTTCTTCGACGGACGGGTCGTGAACCGTGCGGGAGCGCCGGTGTCCGGCGCGGCGGTGGACGTCTGGCACAGTGACGGGGACGGCCACTACGACGTGGACGTGCCCGGCCAGGCCGACCCGGCCATGCGCGCGCTGTTCCGCACCGACGAGACGGGACACTTCGGCTTCCGTTCCATCCGCCCGGCCAGCTACCCGATCCCCGGCGACGGCCCGGTCGGCGAACTCTTGGGCGCCACCGGCAGGTCGCTCATGCGTCCCGCCCATGTACACCTGCTGATCGAGGCCGACGGATTCCAGCGCGTGACCACCATGCTGTTCCCGTCGGACGACTCGTACCTGGACTCGGATCCGGTGTTCGGGGTCAAGGAGTCGCTGATCACGTCCTATGACACCTACGAGGCCGGCACCGGGCCCTGCCGCGAGCTGACCGACGAGCCGTACACCGCGCTGCGGCACACCTTCGTCCTCGAACCCCGTCCCGCGGACTGA
- a CDS encoding maleylacetate reductase, with translation MKTFVHRGQITKVVFGSGTRRCIPEEADALGCRRVLILCTPGQWDRAAEIRDLLGATAVGTFAEAAPHTPVEVTEKAVAYAGSVEADSVLAIGGGSTIGLGKAIAVRTGLPQLALPTTYAGSEMTPILGETEGGRKTTRRLPEALLKTVVYDVDLTLTLPVGISAVSGVNAMAHAVEALYAQDRDPVAFLMAGEALDSLTRSLPAIALHPDDGEARADALYGAWLAATCLGTVGMALHHKVCHVLGGTFGLPHAETHTAVLPHVVAYNGPAAPEAMARIAYALARDDAASGLFDFAGRLGAPRALRDLGMPESGIEQAAELIVRDGYWNPRPVERTAVRALLTRAWAGGTP, from the coding sequence ATGAAGACATTCGTGCATCGGGGGCAGATCACCAAGGTGGTTTTCGGCAGCGGTACCCGCCGCTGTATACCCGAGGAGGCCGACGCTCTCGGATGCCGTCGGGTGCTCATCCTGTGCACCCCCGGCCAATGGGACCGGGCGGCGGAGATACGCGACCTGCTCGGAGCCACGGCAGTCGGCACGTTCGCCGAAGCCGCGCCGCACACCCCCGTCGAGGTCACGGAGAAGGCGGTCGCGTACGCCGGAAGCGTGGAAGCGGACTCCGTGCTCGCCATCGGCGGTGGATCGACCATCGGCCTCGGCAAGGCGATCGCCGTGCGCACCGGTCTTCCGCAGCTGGCGCTGCCCACCACCTACGCCGGTTCGGAGATGACGCCGATCCTCGGAGAGACCGAAGGCGGCAGGAAGACGACCCGCCGGCTGCCGGAAGCGCTGCTCAAGACGGTGGTGTACGACGTCGACCTGACGCTCACGCTTCCCGTGGGGATATCGGCGGTCAGCGGCGTCAACGCGATGGCGCACGCCGTGGAGGCCCTCTACGCACAGGACCGGGATCCGGTGGCCTTCCTGATGGCCGGTGAGGCGCTCGACTCCCTCACCCGGTCCCTTCCGGCCATCGCGCTCCACCCGGACGACGGCGAGGCGCGGGCCGACGCGCTGTACGGGGCGTGGCTGGCGGCCACCTGCCTCGGCACGGTCGGCATGGCCCTGCACCACAAGGTGTGCCATGTGCTCGGCGGTACCTTCGGGCTTCCGCACGCCGAGACCCACACGGCCGTGCTGCCGCATGTCGTCGCCTACAACGGGCCGGCCGCCCCAGAGGCCATGGCACGCATCGCGTACGCGCTGGCCCGGGACGACGCCGCGAGCGGTCTCTTCGACTTCGCCGGGAGGCTCGGCGCCCCCAGGGCACTGCGGGACCTCGGCATGCCGGAATCGGGCATCGAGCAGGCGGCCGAACTCATCGTGCGGGACGGCTACTGGAATCCGCGGCCAGTGGAACGGACCGCGGTGCGCGCCCTCTTGACCCGCGCCTGGGCCGGCGGGACACCGTGA
- a CDS encoding cupin domain-containing protein — protein sequence MDSVDGTGPKMLADVKPPFIPEGASGMTVLVEWPPGDPGTPPHRHSGPCYGYVTEGAIRFELEGEPERVIKAGETLFEPGGDVIHYQNGNALPDAPSKFVVFMLCAPGQPMLTLVDDEELEKRAHLRHPRPTD from the coding sequence ATGGACTCAGTGGATGGGACCGGACCCAAGATGCTGGCGGACGTCAAGCCGCCCTTCATTCCCGAGGGTGCTTCGGGGATGACCGTCCTCGTCGAGTGGCCTCCCGGCGACCCGGGGACTCCTCCGCACCGCCATTCGGGACCGTGCTACGGCTATGTGACCGAGGGCGCGATCCGGTTCGAGCTCGAAGGCGAGCCGGAGCGCGTGATCAAGGCCGGTGAGACGCTGTTCGAGCCGGGCGGTGACGTGATCCATTACCAGAACGGCAACGCCCTGCCGGACGCCCCGAGCAAGTTCGTGGTGTTCATGCTGTGCGCGCCGGGCCAGCCGATGCTCACGCTGGTCGACGACGAGGAGCTGGAGAAGCGGGCCCATCTGCGCCACCCGCGGCCCACTGATTGA
- a CDS encoding carboxymuconolactone decarboxylase family protein, producing MDPRLDYFGNALAAKVLKHLYSAGKVVADSTLPESVQRLVEIRASQINGCGFCTDMHTKDAAHAGETPARLNLVAAWREATVFTEAERAALELAEQGTRVADAAGGVTDEAWANAAKHFDDDQLVALISLIAIINGYNRVNIINQQPAGGYQVGQFG from the coding sequence ATGGATCCACGTCTCGACTACTTCGGCAATGCCCTCGCGGCCAAGGTGCTGAAGCACCTCTACTCGGCCGGCAAGGTGGTGGCGGACTCGACGCTGCCGGAATCCGTTCAGCGTCTGGTGGAGATCCGCGCCAGCCAGATCAACGGCTGCGGATTCTGCACCGACATGCACACCAAGGACGCGGCCCACGCCGGGGAGACCCCGGCACGGCTCAACCTGGTCGCGGCCTGGCGGGAGGCGACCGTCTTCACCGAGGCCGAGCGCGCCGCGCTGGAGCTGGCCGAGCAGGGCACCCGGGTCGCGGACGCGGCCGGTGGGGTCACGGACGAGGCCTGGGCGAACGCCGCCAAGCACTTCGATGACGATCAGCTCGTCGCCCTGATCTCCCTCATCGCCATCATCAACGGCTACAACCGCGTCAACATCATCAACCAGCAGCCGGCCGGTGGCTACCAGGTCGGCCAGTTCGGCTGA
- a CDS encoding WD40 repeat domain-containing protein translates to MDDEGERLRAECERLREEVGRLRSQVERRRAAVSATDVPGPEFEEAAGGVGKRADGAPAARAPQEPSPAPDPYASTGADASLARPRAAGVSRRGLLVAGGTVVVAGGGAAAAVLAQDDGSASSPRPRPSRPRPVTSIPAHPTIRRLATLKGHSGTLGGVWFGPDGRTLVSTEAEVGNLRLWDVPEHRRIGAPLTSALVVFQSVAISPDGRTLATGGADRAQFWQLPSLRRAGRSLSLPDRTQRPFEVVAFSPDGRTLAAGGTNDPGGDAVRLWDVGSRRQRGEPLTGHEGGVEGLLFSPDGKTLAVSSHVGDGVVRLWDVASRRQRGEPLTGHEGGVGAMAFSPDSRTLAVSASVGGDGLVRLWDTATATRRGKPLRARTVGVSALAYSGDGKTIVTLGFYSGLVLRFWDAATHKERAKPLELASLSQPTAFTADGLTLATGSYDDNAIRLWRIE, encoded by the coding sequence ATGGACGACGAGGGCGAGCGGCTACGGGCCGAGTGTGAACGCCTCCGGGAGGAGGTCGGGCGGCTCAGGTCCCAGGTGGAGCGGCGACGGGCCGCCGTCTCCGCAACCGATGTGCCCGGCCCGGAGTTTGAGGAGGCGGCCGGGGGCGTCGGGAAACGAGCGGATGGCGCGCCCGCCGCCCGCGCACCCCAGGAGCCATCGCCCGCGCCCGATCCGTACGCCTCTACGGGTGCGGACGCCTCCCTCGCCCGGCCGCGCGCGGCGGGGGTCTCCCGCCGGGGCCTGCTCGTCGCCGGTGGCACCGTCGTGGTCGCCGGGGGCGGGGCCGCCGCCGCTGTCCTCGCCCAGGACGACGGCTCGGCCTCCTCCCCTCGCCCCCGGCCGTCGCGGCCGCGCCCCGTGACGAGCATTCCCGCACACCCCACGATCCGCCGCCTCGCCACTCTCAAGGGCCACTCCGGCACTCTCGGCGGGGTGTGGTTCGGCCCGGACGGGCGGACGCTGGTCTCCACCGAGGCAGAGGTGGGCAACCTGCGGCTGTGGGACGTCCCTGAGCACCGGCGGATCGGCGCGCCGCTGACCTCCGCTCTCGTCGTCTTCCAGTCCGTGGCGATCAGTCCGGACGGCAGGACGCTCGCCACCGGTGGCGCGGACAGGGCGCAGTTCTGGCAGCTTCCCTCGCTCCGCCGCGCCGGCAGGTCGCTGAGTCTGCCGGACCGCACACAGCGGCCGTTCGAGGTGGTCGCCTTCAGCCCGGACGGCAGGACGCTGGCCGCGGGCGGCACGAACGACCCGGGCGGTGACGCCGTGCGGCTGTGGGACGTCGGATCCCGCAGACAGCGGGGCGAGCCGCTGACCGGACACGAGGGCGGTGTCGAGGGGCTGCTGTTCAGTCCGGACGGCAAGACCCTGGCCGTGAGCAGCCATGTCGGCGACGGTGTCGTGCGGCTGTGGGACGTGGCGTCCCGCAGGCAGCGGGGCGAGCCACTGACCGGGCACGAGGGCGGTGTCGGCGCCATGGCGTTCAGCCCGGACAGCAGGACCCTGGCGGTGAGCGCGAGTGTGGGTGGCGACGGCCTCGTACGGCTGTGGGACACGGCCACCGCCACCCGGCGCGGCAAGCCGTTGCGCGCCCGTACCGTCGGCGTCAGCGCGCTCGCCTACAGCGGAGACGGGAAGACCATCGTCACGCTCGGCTTCTACAGCGGGCTCGTGTTGCGCTTCTGGGACGCGGCCACGCACAAGGAACGCGCGAAGCCCTTGGAGCTCGCCTCCCTGTCCCAGCCGACGGCCTTCACGGCGGACGGGCTGACGCTGGCGACCGGCAGCTACGACGACAACGCCATACGGCTCTGGCGGATCGAGTAG